The nucleotide window attgttatatttcgtatatatatatatatatatatatatatatatatatatatatatatatatatatatacacatacaaaattatatattttttaaataaaagtcacAGATTGCATAATGTTCAATAGCAATTTTACAATCGAAAGTAAACAGTTAAGCACATTATTTGTTAATGCCTTATATAACCAATGCAGTGGGTTCGGACAGTGAAAAGATTAGCACGGGGAATGAAAAGCGTGCATTTGCTAATTTGTCTTTGCGTACGTTTAGAACTGGAACGTGACGGTTTCTGCCAGAATCCCTTCTTTGAATGCCTCGTTGCAGAAGTTCCTGAGGAGCAGAAATCTAAAGAAGGTAAATGAGGGATAAAGGTCGAAGCAGTCGTTTCCATATCTTAGTAATTAAGTGCAACGCGTACAGAGAGTACTTCCTCtgatggttatttttttttatgtttctggtTTTTTGTTGTAATATTTGGCCCTTTTGAATGTTTGTTTCGTGTTCTCTTGTTAGGATTCACAGTTGTGGGCTACGCGCTGTACTTTTACACCTACAGTACGTGGAGAGGACGAGCAGTATATCTGGAAGACCTGTACGTGATGCCTGCATTTAGAGGTATAAAATGTGTTAGTCGCCGTACCTAAAAATAATTGTTACATTATGTCGTGGATATCATTTGTTAAGTTGCCTCCTTCATAATGTTGTTCTTTGTGTAACAGGAAAGGGCATTGGCAAGGGTTTATTGTGCAAAGTTGCAGAGGTATGTTTAATCTCAGCACTTGGCCTCAACTCTGATTGACACACATTACTGCTGTCATCCTGCTGCAGCTCATGAGAAAAATGTATATCTAACCTGCTCGCTAGTATGCAAAAGTATTTAGTGCTATAAACAGGCGTGTGGAGCCAGCTGTGGTAGTGTGATCCAGTGCATGATTAATCAGAGGAGTGTTGTGTTTAATCAGGTGGGACGAAAGAAGGAGTGTGTGCGGCTGCAGCTGTCGGTCCTCGACTGGAACACTCCCTCTCGAGACTTCTACGCCGCCAAAGGAGCTCAGGATCTCACCGCCAGCGAAGGCTGGCACTTTATACGCTTTGATGGACAAAACCTGGAGAAGTTAGCAAACGAGGCGCCGAAAGATTAgatgtttaaaaagaagaaatcttttcttttttcttttttaccaatGTGTAATGTGAGATAATCcacttttaatttattcatgtcTTCACCAACTGATTGGTGTAATTTAAAAACGATCACCTTTAGTAGCTAATTTAATGGAGATTGTATTTTGTTATTGtcatatttgattaaataaatcttttgcTGATATTCTTTTGCGTCCTTGGATTTATATGCGTTAGCGTTATTTCCTTAAAGTCATGGACGTGTGTGCTGTTGGGGGAAGAAGCAGAAACCAACAAGCAGCAGAGATTTTTATTGACAGTCCTCTGGAGGCAGAAGCTGTGGCGACTGtgtcaaagaaaacaacacGGTTCTTCAGAGGCGATGTGTCGGGGCCTTAATTTGGCTGATTAATGCTGTCCAGAGCTTCGCCTGAGACAGAAATTCATCAGTTGTTTGGCGCTTGCTTCAACAGTTTTAAAGACAGGGAACCCCTTGTCGAGACTCGTTGTTAGTGGTGATTTAGTACAACAGAAACTGAACCAGTGTGAAACAGTGACAGAGAAAGGTGAACATATATTCAAAAAGAAAGGTTATATTACTATAAgtttctatataatatatagcaATAGCACACCTGTTTATTTACATATTACATcaactttttgcttttaaagataTTATGTGGTtatatgtatttaatttatgCTTGGGTTTATAATatgtaaatgaatgaaaattaGAAACGTATTGACATTGAAATTTGAACtgaatggaaacaaaaatagactttttttttcattcaagaTAACACtgatagaaaataaatacagaaaagctCATTTCAACTCTTGGATTTAAACTGCCCTTCATACTTTTGGTTTGGACACCAGATGCAACCAGTGATGACTGCTGAGAAGTCTCcagaaattaattatttggTTTCCAATACAAGCTTCAGACGCTTCAAAACGCTTCGTTTGGTCACAACTTCTTATCTGAAAAGTTTTGTCTCATCCAACTCCACATAATGTGGCACCATTTGTGTCCAGTAGGGGGAGTCAAGCaaccaaaaataatttttaaggCGTCATCCTGAACTTGAAGAACTTAAAGAAGGATCTTTAGAAACGGAACAAAAACAATCATCTAAAAGGGAGGACATTGGGGAACAACGTTGGACTGAATGGATGAGGATACCTCTCAACATTGTAGAGAAACGTGTGATTTGCTTTtagaaaataagttaaaaaaaacattcctttattgtcccacaatgaggaaattcgggtgtgacagtggcaaagacaaagagagttacacacaattattagcaacgaaaaaaaacaacaaactagtCTAACCTAAATTTAGCTCTAAAGAATATAGGATGAAAAGTAATTAACAGAGTATTTAGATTTGTTAACAGTGTATCTGCCCTTCTATTACTGTTTGATTCATAGTTTGGTCTAGGGgtatcagtcttttttttttaaag belongs to Fundulus heteroclitus isolate FHET01 chromosome 11, MU-UCD_Fhet_4.1, whole genome shotgun sequence and includes:
- the sat2b gene encoding diamine acetyltransferase 2b, whose protein sequence is MDFRVRAATKEDCKDISRMIMELAVYEKMPDQVEISHKELERDGFCQNPFFECLVAEVPEEQKSKEGFTVVGYALYFYTYSTWRGRAVYLEDLYVMPAFRGKGIGKGLLCKVAEVGRKKECVRLQLSVLDWNTPSRDFYAAKGAQDLTASEGWHFIRFDGQNLEKLANEAPKD